The following proteins come from a genomic window of Drosophila sulfurigaster albostrigata strain 15112-1811.04 chromosome X, ASM2355843v2, whole genome shotgun sequence:
- the LOC133847462 gene encoding putative mitogen-activated protein kinase kinase kinase 7-like isoform X5: protein MRTVEHANIVEFITELYEIPKLYLIFEFMDGPSLHQIIHNHNAHKYTNGDAINWLTQAAEGLNHLHSLTPMIVHRDVKPKNILLNSDKSIVKLCDFGNVRPRGSCMSNETGTYRYMSPEVYNYVTYNEKCDVYSFAITAWEVYSRTNAYGSDKQNYRKLLTEVSTENRRPSLEGIPEYTHKLLERSWSPEPKTRPTMKEILEELKKPDFCENSIRQTFITVVSPSKGSE from the exons ATGCGAACGGTTGAACATGCAAATATCGTTGAATTTATTACCGAATTGTATGAAATACCAAAGCTTTATTTGATATTCGAATTCATGGATGGTCCATCTCTACACCAAATCATACATAACCACAATGCTCATAAATATACAAACGGGGATGCCATTAACTGGCTAACTCAAGCAGCCGAG GGCCTTAATCATCTGCATAGCTTAACACCAATGATAGTGCATCGTGATGTGAAGCCAAAAAACATACTCCTTAATAGTGACAAGAGTATTGTAAAGCTCTGTGATTTCGGCAATGTAAGGCCGCGTGGCTCTTGTATGTCAAACGAGACTGGTACATACCGGTATATGTCACCTGAA GTCTACAATTACGTGACATATAACGAAAAATGTGATGTTTATAGCTTCGCAATCACCGCTTGGGAAGTCTACAGCCGGACGAATGCTTATGGATCCGATAAGCAAAATTATCGTAAACTTCTTACTGAGGTGTCCACTGAAA ATCGGCGACCATCGTTAGAGGGCATACCAGAGTATACGCACAAATTGCTGGAAAGGAGCTGGAGTCCCGAGCCAAAAACCCGACCGACCATGAAAGAAATTCTGGAAGAATTAAAGAAACCTGATTTCTGTGAAAACTCTATTAGGCAGACATTCATAACTGTTGTCAGCCCAAGCAAGGGGTCTGAATAA
- the LOC133847462 gene encoding mitogen-activated protein kinase kinase kinase 7-like isoform X6: MIVHRDVKPKNILLNSDKSIVKLCDFGNVRPRGSCMSNETGTYRYMSPEVYNYVTYNEKCDVYSFAITAWEVYSRTNAYGSDKQNYRKLLTEVSTENRRPSLEGIPEYTHKLLERSWSPEPKTRPTMKEILEELKKPDFCENSIRQTFITVVSPSKGSE; the protein is encoded by the exons ATGATAGTGCATCGTGATGTGAAGCCAAAAAACATACTCCTTAATAGTGACAAGAGTATTGTAAAGCTCTGTGATTTCGGCAATGTAAGGCCGCGTGGCTCTTGTATGTCAAACGAGACTGGTACATACCGGTATATGTCACCTGAA GTCTACAATTACGTGACATATAACGAAAAATGTGATGTTTATAGCTTCGCAATCACCGCTTGGGAAGTCTACAGCCGGACGAATGCTTATGGATCCGATAAGCAAAATTATCGTAAACTTCTTACTGAGGTGTCCACTGAAA ATCGGCGACCATCGTTAGAGGGCATACCAGAGTATACGCACAAATTGCTGGAAAGGAGCTGGAGTCCCGAGCCAAAAACCCGACCGACCATGAAAGAAATTCTGGAAGAATTAAAGAAACCTGATTTCTGTGAAAACTCTATTAGGCAGACATTCATAACTGTTGTCAGCCCAAGCAAGGGGTCTGAATAA
- the LOC133847462 gene encoding putative mitogen-activated protein kinase kinase kinase 7-like isoform X4 has product MRRTVTKQEIERFLSTNEIGRGTFGVVYRGTLDDGDVAIKVLQVTEDTKEKVEREITTMRTVKHENIVEFIAELYEIPKLYLIFEFMDGPSLHQIIHKHNDHKYTNKDAINWLTQAAQGLNHLHSLAPILHRDVKPKNILLNEDKSVVKLCDFGNVRPRGSCMSNETGTYRYMAPEVYNYVTYNEKCDVYSFAITAWEVYSRTNAYGSDKQNYRKLLTEVSTENRRPSLEGIPEYTHKLLERSWSPEPKTRPTMKEILEELKKPDFCENSIRQTFITVVSPSKGSE; this is encoded by the exons ATGAGAAGAACGGTCACTAAACAGGAAATTGAACGCTTTCTGTCAACGAATGAA ATTGGCAGAGGCACCTTTGGAGTAGTCTATAGAGGTACTTTGGATGACGGAGATGTGGCTATCAAAGTGCTACAAGTAACCGAAGATACAAAAGAGAAGGTTGAACGAGAAATTACAACAATGCGAACGGTTAAACATGAAAATATCGTTGAATTTATTGCCGAATTGTATGAAATACCAAAGCTTTATTTGATATTCGAATTCATGGATGGTCCATCTCTACACCAAATCATACATAAACACAATGATCATAAGTACACAAACAAGGATGCCATTAACTGGCTAACTCAAGCAGCCCAG GGCCTTAATCATCTGCATAGCTTAGCACCAATACTTCATCGTGATGTGAAGCCAAAAAATATACTCCTCAATGAAGACAAGAGTGTTGTAAAGCTCTGTGATTTCGGAAATGTAAGGCCGCGTGGCTCTTGTATGTCAAACGAGACTGGTACATACCGGTATATGGCACCTGAA GTCTACAATTACGTGACATATAACGAAAAATGTGATGTTTATAGCTTCGCAATCACCGCTTGGGAAGTCTACAGCCGGACGAATGCTTATGGATCCGATAAGCAAAATTATCGTAAACTTCTTACTGAGGTGTCCACTGAAA ATCGGCGACCATCGTTAGAGGGCATACCAGAGTATACGCACAAATTGCTGGAAAGGAGCTGGAGTCCCGAGCCAAAAACCCGACCGACCATGAAAGAAATTCTGGAAGAATTAAAGAAACCTGATTTCTGTGAAAACTCTATTAGGCAGACATTCATAACTGTTGTCAGCCCAAGCAAGGGGTCTGAATAA
- the LOC133847462 gene encoding putative mitogen-activated protein kinase kinase kinase 7-like isoform X2 codes for MRRVVTKQEIESFLSTPKIGRGTFGVVYRGTLDDGDVAIKVLQVTEDTKEKVEREITTMRTVKHENIVEFIAELYEIPKLYLIFEFMDGPSLHQIIHKHNDHKYTNKDAINWLTQAAQGLNHLHSLAPILHRDVKPKNILLNEDKSVVKLCDFGNVRPRGSCMSNETGTYRYMAPEQVYNYVTYNEKCDVYSFAITAWEVYSRTNAYGSDKQNYRKLLTEVSTENRRPSLEGIPEYTHKLLERSWSPEPKTRPTMKEILEELKKPDFCENSIRQTFITVVSPSKGSE; via the exons ATGAGAAGAGTGGTCACTAAACAGGAAATTGAATCCTTTCTGTCAACGCcaaaa ATTGGCAGAGGCACCTTTGGAGTAGTCTATAGAGGTACTTTGGATGACGGAGATGTGGCTATCAAAGTGCTACAAGTAACCGAAGATACAAAAGAGAAGGTTGAACGAGAAATTACAACAATGCGAACGGTTAAACATGAAAATATCGTTGAATTTATTGCCGAATTGTATGAAATACCAAAGCTTTATTTGATATTCGAATTCATGGATGGTCCATCTCTACACCAAATCATACATAAACACAATGATCATAAGTACACAAACAAGGATGCCATTAACTGGCTAACTCAAGCAGCCCAG GGCCTTAATCATCTGCATAGCTTAGCACCAATACTTCATCGTGATGTGAAGCCAAAAAATATACTCCTCAATGAAGACAAGAGTGTTGTAAAGCTCTGTGATTTCGGAAATGTAAGGCCGCGTGGCTCTTGTATGTCAAACGAGACTGGTACATACCGGTATATGGCACCTGAA CAGGTCTACAATTACGTGACATATAACGAAAAATGTGATGTTTATAGCTTCGCAATCACCGCTTGGGAAGTCTACAGCCGGACGAATGCTTATGGATCCGATAAGCAAAATTATCGTAAACTTCTTACTGAGGTGTCCACTGAAA ATCGGCGACCATCGTTAGAGGGCATACCAGAGTATACGCACAAATTGCTGGAAAGGAGCTGGAGTCCCGAGCCAAAAACCCGACCGACCATGAAAGAAATTCTGGAAGAATTAAAGAAACCTGATTTCTGTGAAAACTCTATTAGGCAGACATTCATAACTGTTGTCAGCCCAAGCAAGGGGTCTGAATAA
- the LOC133847462 gene encoding putative mitogen-activated protein kinase kinase kinase 7-like isoform X1, protein MRRTVTKQEIERFLSTNEIGRGTFGVVYRGTLDDGDVAIKVLQVTEDTKEKVEREITTMRTVKHENIVEFIAELYEIPKLYLIFEFMDGPSLHQIIHKHNDHKYTNKDAINWLTQAAQGLNHLHSLAPILHRDVKPKNILLNEDKSVVKLCDFGNVRPRGSCMSNETGTYRYMAPEQVYNYVTYNEKCDVYSFAITAWEVYSRTNAYGSDKQNYRKLLTEVSTENRRPSLEGIPEYTHKLLERSWSPEPKTRPTMKEILEELKKPDFCENSIRQTFITVVSPSKGSE, encoded by the exons ATGAGAAGAACGGTCACTAAACAGGAAATTGAACGCTTTCTGTCAACGAATGAA ATTGGCAGAGGCACCTTTGGAGTAGTCTATAGAGGTACTTTGGATGACGGAGATGTGGCTATCAAAGTGCTACAAGTAACCGAAGATACAAAAGAGAAGGTTGAACGAGAAATTACAACAATGCGAACGGTTAAACATGAAAATATCGTTGAATTTATTGCCGAATTGTATGAAATACCAAAGCTTTATTTGATATTCGAATTCATGGATGGTCCATCTCTACACCAAATCATACATAAACACAATGATCATAAGTACACAAACAAGGATGCCATTAACTGGCTAACTCAAGCAGCCCAG GGCCTTAATCATCTGCATAGCTTAGCACCAATACTTCATCGTGATGTGAAGCCAAAAAATATACTCCTCAATGAAGACAAGAGTGTTGTAAAGCTCTGTGATTTCGGAAATGTAAGGCCGCGTGGCTCTTGTATGTCAAACGAGACTGGTACATACCGGTATATGGCACCTGAA CAGGTCTACAATTACGTGACATATAACGAAAAATGTGATGTTTATAGCTTCGCAATCACCGCTTGGGAAGTCTACAGCCGGACGAATGCTTATGGATCCGATAAGCAAAATTATCGTAAACTTCTTACTGAGGTGTCCACTGAAA ATCGGCGACCATCGTTAGAGGGCATACCAGAGTATACGCACAAATTGCTGGAAAGGAGCTGGAGTCCCGAGCCAAAAACCCGACCGACCATGAAAGAAATTCTGGAAGAATTAAAGAAACCTGATTTCTGTGAAAACTCTATTAGGCAGACATTCATAACTGTTGTCAGCCCAAGCAAGGGGTCTGAATAA
- the LOC133847462 gene encoding putative mitogen-activated protein kinase kinase kinase 7-like isoform X3, translating into MRRVVTKQEIESFLSTPKIGKGTFGEVYRGTLDDGDVAIKVLHVTEDTKKKAEREITIMRTVEHANIVEFITELYEIPKLYLIFEFMDGPSLHQIIHNHNAHKYTNGDAINWLTQAAEGLNHLHSLTPMIVHRDVKPKNILLNSDKSIVKLCDFGNVRPRGSCMSNETGTYRYMSPEVYNGESYTEKCDVYSFAITAWEVYSRTNAYGSDEQRAMELLTKVSTENLRPSLEGIPEYTHDLLKRSWSNESKTRPTMKEILEDLKKRDFCENSLRCTLIEGLPSSTQE; encoded by the exons ATGAGAAGAGTGGTCACTAAACAGGAAATTGAATCCTTTCTGTCAACGCcaaaa atTGGCAAAGGCACCTTTGGAGAAGTCTATAGAGGTACTTTGGATGACGGAGATGTGGCTATCAAAGTGCTACATGTAACCGAAGATACAAAAAAGAAGGCTGAACGGGAAATTACAATAATGCGAACGGTTGAACATGCAAATATCGTTGAATTTATTACCGAATTGTATGAAATACCAAAGCTTTATTTGATATTCGAATTCATGGATGGTCCATCTCTACACCAAATCATACATAACCACAATGCTCATAAATATACAAACGGGGATGCCATTAACTGGCTAACTCAAGCAGCCGAG GGCCTTAATCATCTGCATAGCTTAACACCAATGATAGTGCATCGTGATGTGAAGCCAAAAAACATACTCCTTAATAGTGACAAGAGTATTGTAAAGCTCTGTGATTTCGGCAATGTAAGGCCGCGTGGCTCTTGTATGTCAAACGAGACTGGTACATACCGGTATATGTCACCTGAA GTCTACAATGGCGAGAGCTATACCGAAAAATGTGATGTTTATAGCTTTGCAATCACCGCTTGGGAAGTCTACAGCCGGACGAATGCTTATGGATCCGATGAACAACGTGCTATGGAACTTCTTACTAAGGTGTCCACTGAAA ATCTGCGACCATCGCTAGAGGGCATACCAGAGTATACGCACGATTTGCTGAAGAGGAGCTGGAGTAACGAGTCAAAAACCCGACCGACCATGAAAGAAATTCTGGAAGACTTAAAGAAAAGAGATTTCTGTGAAAACTCTCTTAGATGCACTCTCATTGAGGGGCTACCTTCGTCTACCCAAGAATAG
- the LOC133847464 gene encoding uncharacterized protein LOC133847464, translating into MDNSMEKRGSNGNANFNNMTDEQLQQWHTAFLTEAQRENYVNHNLEIVRHYRTEAIARAPAFDIERNAISAAIARHGLWMPPPPNSVSQSESSPQCTMTSTAAAAAASSQEEGQPPPQRRPRIEQPQTQQQQQQLPCDEAASRGSVSGASASNYGHYVALAHIFSDTYATRAEPVNGIIIDNANANANANTNANRNNSNNNADDDREDSNINEVALTETIDSLGLRRT; encoded by the exons atggataaCTCGATGGAGAAGCGAGGATCCAATGGCAATGCTAACT TTAACAATATGACAGATGAGCAATTGCAACAGTGGCACACAGCATTCCTAACGGAGGCGCAACGTGAGAATTATGTGAACCATAATTTGGAAATAGTTCGTCACTATCGAACCGAAGCGATTGCTCGAGCCCCTGCCTTTGATATTGAACGCAATGCGATCAGTGCAGCAATCGCCCGCCACGGTCTTTGGATGCCGCCGCCCCCCAACAGTGTGTCGCAATCCGAAAGCAGTCCGCAATGCACAATGAcatcaacagctgcagcagcagcagcatcatcgcAGGAGGAGGGACAACCGCCGCCACAGCGAAGACCCCGCATTGAGCAGCCCCAaacccagcagcagcagcagcaattgccaTGCGATGAGGCAGCCAGCAGGGGCAGCGTCAGTGGCGCAAGTGCATCCAACTATGGCCACTATGTCGCCTTGGCCCACATCTTCTCCGACACATATGCGACACGAGCGGAGCCGGTCAATGGCATTATTATTGACAATGCCAATGCTAATGCGAATGCTAATACAAATGCCAATAGAAAtaacagtaataataatgctgACGATGATCGAGAGGATTCGAATATTAATGAAGTTGCGTTAACGGAGACGATCGATAGCCTGGGCTTGCGTCGCACTTAA